A single region of the Hylaeus volcanicus isolate JK05 chromosome 5, UHH_iyHylVolc1.0_haploid, whole genome shotgun sequence genome encodes:
- the LOC128876657 gene encoding zinc finger protein 225-like isoform X1, with translation METCVLIPKEFSLVLANDRCSYKGVFKNDSGSLVTDVRISIWSNVLIPSGTFIYPFQGSIRSDKIDLYSLLDDNDIRREYGCYDEVFFSNYNLNKRQCNWIRFLRIVQSYDDQVNLIGTKIKGDPIFEVIRDVQPDTELVAWFLPTMEQDFVFISHDMCPRLAIYRCTIDSILHESPLDLSMALLSHNTTSVISRQYYDIDEYESTSEESSSSTLSLTGDYLDCSILTTIKRGERVLLPCEVCGKSFDRPSLLKRHMRTHTGEKPHVCMVCNKGFSTSSSLNTHKRIHSGEKPHQCLVCGKKFTASSNLYYHRMTHIKEKPHKCSQCSKSFPTPGDLKSHMYVHNGLWPFRCHICSRGFSKPTNLKNHMLLHLGRCSNKKIVKSVSDY, from the exons ATGGAAACCTGCGTCTTGATACCGAAAGAGTTCTCCTTGGTACTTGCTAACGATCGTTGCAGCTATAAGGGTGTCTTCAAGAATGACTCTGGAAGCCTAGTCACGGACGTCAGGATATCGATTTGGTCGAATGTGCTCATCCCGTCGGGAACGTTCATTTATCCCTTTCAGGGATCGATTCGGTCCGACAAGATCGACCTTTATTCCCTTCTAGACGACAATGAT ATCAGACGCGAATATGGCTGCTACGACGaggttttcttttcaaattacaaCCTTAACAAACGTCAGTGCAATTGGATAAGATTCCTCCGGATAGTTCAGTCTTACGACGACCAAGTAAATCTAAttggtacaaaaataaaag GGGACCCAATCTTCGAAGTGATAAGAGACGTCCAGCCTGATACAGAATTGGTAGCTTGGTTTCTGCCCACGATGGAACAAGACTTCGTCTTTATATCCCACGACATGTGCCCGAGGTTGGCTATTTACAGATGTACGATCGACTCCATTCTACACG aatctCCACTAGACTTATCCATGGCGCTACTCTCCCACAACACAACATCCGTGATTTCGCGTCAGTATTACGACATCGACGAGTACGAGTCGACGTCGGAGGAGTCTTCGTCGTCCACGCTCTCCTTGACGGGGGATTATTTGGATTGCAGCATTTTGACGACGATCAAAAGAGGGGAGAGGGTTCTGTTACCGTGCGAGGTCTGTGGAAAATCTTTCGATCGTCCCTCTCTTCTCAAGAGACACATGAGGACACACACAG GCGAGAAGCCGCACGTTTGTATGGTGTGCAACAAGGGATTCTCGACGTCAAGCTCGTTGAACACGCATAAACGAATTCACAGCGGCGAGAAACCCCATCAGTGCCTTGTTTGCGGTAAAAAGTTCACGGCCTCATCTAATCTCTATTATCATCGCATGACACATATCAAA GAGAAGCCACACAAGTGTTCCCAGTGCTCGAAATCCTTTCCAACGCCTGGAGATCTCAAGAGCCACATGTATGTTCACAACGGACTATGGCCATTTCGGTGCCACATATGTAGCCGCGGCTTCAGCAAGCCAACCAATCTCAAGAACCACATGCTGCTTCACCTTGGTCGATGTTCCAACAAAAAGATCGTTAAGTCAGTTTCTGACTACTAA
- the LOC128876657 gene encoding zinc finger protein 726-like isoform X2: MIREYGCYDEVFFSNYNLNKRQCNWIRFLRIVQSYDDQVNLIGTKIKGDPIFEVIRDVQPDTELVAWFLPTMEQDFVFISHDMCPRLAIYRCTIDSILHESPLDLSMALLSHNTTSVISRQYYDIDEYESTSEESSSSTLSLTGDYLDCSILTTIKRGERVLLPCEVCGKSFDRPSLLKRHMRTHTGEKPHVCMVCNKGFSTSSSLNTHKRIHSGEKPHQCLVCGKKFTASSNLYYHRMTHIKEKPHKCSQCSKSFPTPGDLKSHMYVHNGLWPFRCHICSRGFSKPTNLKNHMLLHLGRCSNKKIVKSVSDY, from the exons ATGAT ACGCGAATATGGCTGCTACGACGaggttttcttttcaaattacaaCCTTAACAAACGTCAGTGCAATTGGATAAGATTCCTCCGGATAGTTCAGTCTTACGACGACCAAGTAAATCTAAttggtacaaaaataaaag GGGACCCAATCTTCGAAGTGATAAGAGACGTCCAGCCTGATACAGAATTGGTAGCTTGGTTTCTGCCCACGATGGAACAAGACTTCGTCTTTATATCCCACGACATGTGCCCGAGGTTGGCTATTTACAGATGTACGATCGACTCCATTCTACACG aatctCCACTAGACTTATCCATGGCGCTACTCTCCCACAACACAACATCCGTGATTTCGCGTCAGTATTACGACATCGACGAGTACGAGTCGACGTCGGAGGAGTCTTCGTCGTCCACGCTCTCCTTGACGGGGGATTATTTGGATTGCAGCATTTTGACGACGATCAAAAGAGGGGAGAGGGTTCTGTTACCGTGCGAGGTCTGTGGAAAATCTTTCGATCGTCCCTCTCTTCTCAAGAGACACATGAGGACACACACAG GCGAGAAGCCGCACGTTTGTATGGTGTGCAACAAGGGATTCTCGACGTCAAGCTCGTTGAACACGCATAAACGAATTCACAGCGGCGAGAAACCCCATCAGTGCCTTGTTTGCGGTAAAAAGTTCACGGCCTCATCTAATCTCTATTATCATCGCATGACACATATCAAA GAGAAGCCACACAAGTGTTCCCAGTGCTCGAAATCCTTTCCAACGCCTGGAGATCTCAAGAGCCACATGTATGTTCACAACGGACTATGGCCATTTCGGTGCCACATATGTAGCCGCGGCTTCAGCAAGCCAACCAATCTCAAGAACCACATGCTGCTTCACCTTGGTCGATGTTCCAACAAAAAGATCGTTAAGTCAGTTTCTGACTACTAA